A genome region from Triticum aestivum cultivar Chinese Spring chromosome 2B, IWGSC CS RefSeq v2.1, whole genome shotgun sequence includes the following:
- the LOC123047495 gene encoding amidase 1 isoform X1, translating to MEMEANGDDHGAFMEKFLLPPSPSSDHQQPQQPPLHGLTFAIKDIFDVAGRVTGFGTPDWARTHAPAAATAPAVLAALAAGATGVGKTVMDEMAYSINGENAHYGTPANPCAPGRVPGGSSSGSAVAVAASLADFALGTDTGGSVRVPAAYCGIFGLRPSHGLVSTENVVPMAQMFDTVGWFARDLPTLSRVTDVMLPPVPAAADDDAEIRRRRPSRVIIPADCFKILGSSDDDHTYEILNASAAKVFGSDAVVDNGNLGDFVSSNVPSIGKFMTDLSAVEASSSCVPPLSAISRVMRVLQRSEFKSNHAEWFNTVKPNLGPGIRERVQEAIASEDESAMDDLHAVRTEFKSALATLLKDDKILAIPTVPGAPPKLCMDAALLEDFRARAFSLLSIAGLSGFCQVSIPLGTPDGVPVSVSLLAGHGGDRFLVAVAQELHEALQAEAAAAWGSSA from the exons ATGGAGATGGAGGCCAACGGCGACGACCACGGCGCCTTCATGGAGAAATTCCTCCTGCCGCCGTCTCCTTCCTCCGACCACCAGCAGCCGCAGCAGCCCCCCCTGCACGGCCTCACCTTCgccatcaaggacat CTTCGACGTCGCCGGCCGCGTCACCGGCTTTGGCACCCCGGACTGGGCGCGGACGCacgcgccggccgccgccacggcgCCCGCCGTGCTGGCCGCGCTGGCCGCCGGCGCCACGGGCGTGGGCAAGACGGTGATGGACGAGATGGCCTACAGCATCAACGGCGAGAACGCGCACTACGGCACCCCCGCCAACCCCTGCGCCCCGGGCCGCGTCCCCGGCGGCTCCTCCAGCGgctccgccgtcgccgtcgccgccagcCTCGCCGACTTCGCGCTCGGCACCGACACTGGCGGCAGCGTCAGGGTGCCCGCCGCATACTGCGGCATCTTCGGCCTCCGGCCCTCCCACGGACTGGTCTCCACCGAGAACGTCGTGCCCATGGCGCAGATGTTCGACACTGTCG GGTGGTTTGCTAGGGATCTGCCTACGCTGTCTCGTGTCACTGACGTGATGCTACCGCCGGTGCCAGCTGCCGCCGACGATGATGCCGAGATACGACGACGACGACCGAGCCGTGTGATCATTCCTGCAGACTGTTTCAAGATCTTGGGCTCCTCTGATGATGACCACACCTACGAGATCCTCAACGCTTCAGCGGCCAAGGTATTCGGCA GTGATGCTGTGGTGGACAATGGCAACCTTGGTGATTTTGTCTCCAGCAACGTTCCGAGCATCGGCAAGTTCATGACCGACTTGTCTGCGGTCGAAGCATCATCATCGTGTGTGCCGCCCCTGTCTGCCATCTCACGTGTCATGCGAGTCCTTCAAAG GTCTGAATTCAAATCAAACCACGCGGAGTGGTTTAACACGGTGAAGCCCAACCTCGGCCCTGGCATCCGAGAGCGAGTGCAGGAGGCCATTGCATCGGAGGATGAATCTGCCATGGATGATCTTCATGCCGTCAGGACTGAATTCAAATCTGCGTTAGCCACTCTCCTCAAG GACGACAAAATCCTGGCAATCCCTACAGTCCCCGGCGCGCCACCGAAGCTATGCATGGACGCAGCGCTGCTGGAGGACTTCCGGGCGAGGGCCTTCTCGCTGCTGTCCATCGCCGGCCTGTCGGGGTTCTGCCAGGTTAGCATCCCTCTGGGCACCCCTGACGGCGTCCCGGTGTCGGTCTCGCTGCTTGCAGGGCATGGCGGTGACCGTTTCCTTGTCGCTGTAGCACAGGAGCTCCATGAGGCGCTCCAAGCCGAGGCCGCAGCAGCCTGGGGCTCGTCAGCTTAG
- the LOC123047495 gene encoding amidase 1 isoform X3 — protein MEMEANGDDHGAFMEKFLLPPSPSSDHQQPQQPPLHGLTFAIKDIFDVAGRVTGFGTPDWARTHAPAAATAPAVLAALAAGATGVGKTVMDEMAYSINGENAHYGTPANPCAPGRVPGGSSSGSAVAVAASLADFALGTDTGGSVRVPAAYCGIFGLRPSHGLVSTENVVPMAQMFDTVGWFARDLPTLSRVTDVMLPPVPAAADDDAEIRRRRPSRVIIPADCFKILGSSDDDHTYEILNASAAKVFGSDAVVDNGNLGDFVSSNVPSIGKFMTDLSAVEASSSCVPPLSAISRVMRVLQRSEFKSNHAEWFNTVKPNLGPGIRERVQEAIASEDESAMDDLHAVRTEFKSALATLLKMKDPEKKMLTLGAKLIEWVSNKVYRASQGWRPRVRLGG, from the exons ATGGAGATGGAGGCCAACGGCGACGACCACGGCGCCTTCATGGAGAAATTCCTCCTGCCGCCGTCTCCTTCCTCCGACCACCAGCAGCCGCAGCAGCCCCCCCTGCACGGCCTCACCTTCgccatcaaggacat CTTCGACGTCGCCGGCCGCGTCACCGGCTTTGGCACCCCGGACTGGGCGCGGACGCacgcgccggccgccgccacggcgCCCGCCGTGCTGGCCGCGCTGGCCGCCGGCGCCACGGGCGTGGGCAAGACGGTGATGGACGAGATGGCCTACAGCATCAACGGCGAGAACGCGCACTACGGCACCCCCGCCAACCCCTGCGCCCCGGGCCGCGTCCCCGGCGGCTCCTCCAGCGgctccgccgtcgccgtcgccgccagcCTCGCCGACTTCGCGCTCGGCACCGACACTGGCGGCAGCGTCAGGGTGCCCGCCGCATACTGCGGCATCTTCGGCCTCCGGCCCTCCCACGGACTGGTCTCCACCGAGAACGTCGTGCCCATGGCGCAGATGTTCGACACTGTCG GGTGGTTTGCTAGGGATCTGCCTACGCTGTCTCGTGTCACTGACGTGATGCTACCGCCGGTGCCAGCTGCCGCCGACGATGATGCCGAGATACGACGACGACGACCGAGCCGTGTGATCATTCCTGCAGACTGTTTCAAGATCTTGGGCTCCTCTGATGATGACCACACCTACGAGATCCTCAACGCTTCAGCGGCCAAGGTATTCGGCA GTGATGCTGTGGTGGACAATGGCAACCTTGGTGATTTTGTCTCCAGCAACGTTCCGAGCATCGGCAAGTTCATGACCGACTTGTCTGCGGTCGAAGCATCATCATCGTGTGTGCCGCCCCTGTCTGCCATCTCACGTGTCATGCGAGTCCTTCAAAG GTCTGAATTCAAATCAAACCACGCGGAGTGGTTTAACACGGTGAAGCCCAACCTCGGCCCTGGCATCCGAGAGCGAGTGCAGGAGGCCATTGCATCGGAGGATGAATCTGCCATGGATGATCTTCATGCCGTCAGGACTGAATTCAAATCTGCGTTAGCCACTCTCCTCAAG ATGAAGGACCCAGAGAAAAAAATGCTGACGTTGGGAGCAAAGCTGATTGAGTGGGTGTCAAATAAAGTTTACCGCGCTTCGCAGGGGTGGAGGCCTAGAGTCAGGCTTGGTGGCTGA
- the LOC123047495 gene encoding amidase 1 isoform X2, with protein sequence MEMEANGDDHGAFMEKFLLPPSPSSDHQQPQQPPLHGLTFAIKDIFDVAGRVTGFGTPDWARTHAPAAATAPAVLAALAAGATGVGKTVMDEMAYSINGENAHYGTPANPCAPGRVPGGSSSGSAVAVAASLADFALGTDTGGSVRVPAAYCGIFGLRPSHGLVSTENVVPMAQMFDTVGWFARDLPTLSRVTDVMLPPVPAAADDDAEIRRRRPSRVIIPADCFKILGSSDDDHTYEILNASAAKVFGSDAVVDNGNLGDFVSSNVPSIGKFMTDLSAVEASSSCVPPLSAISRVMRVLQRSEFKSNHAEWFNTVKPNLGPGIRERVQEAIASEDESAMDDLHAVRTEFKSALATLLKDDKILAIPTVPGAPPKLCMDAALLEDFRARAFSLLSIAGLSGFCQMKDPEKKMLTLGAKLIEWVSNKVYRASQGWRPRVRLGG encoded by the exons ATGGAGATGGAGGCCAACGGCGACGACCACGGCGCCTTCATGGAGAAATTCCTCCTGCCGCCGTCTCCTTCCTCCGACCACCAGCAGCCGCAGCAGCCCCCCCTGCACGGCCTCACCTTCgccatcaaggacat CTTCGACGTCGCCGGCCGCGTCACCGGCTTTGGCACCCCGGACTGGGCGCGGACGCacgcgccggccgccgccacggcgCCCGCCGTGCTGGCCGCGCTGGCCGCCGGCGCCACGGGCGTGGGCAAGACGGTGATGGACGAGATGGCCTACAGCATCAACGGCGAGAACGCGCACTACGGCACCCCCGCCAACCCCTGCGCCCCGGGCCGCGTCCCCGGCGGCTCCTCCAGCGgctccgccgtcgccgtcgccgccagcCTCGCCGACTTCGCGCTCGGCACCGACACTGGCGGCAGCGTCAGGGTGCCCGCCGCATACTGCGGCATCTTCGGCCTCCGGCCCTCCCACGGACTGGTCTCCACCGAGAACGTCGTGCCCATGGCGCAGATGTTCGACACTGTCG GGTGGTTTGCTAGGGATCTGCCTACGCTGTCTCGTGTCACTGACGTGATGCTACCGCCGGTGCCAGCTGCCGCCGACGATGATGCCGAGATACGACGACGACGACCGAGCCGTGTGATCATTCCTGCAGACTGTTTCAAGATCTTGGGCTCCTCTGATGATGACCACACCTACGAGATCCTCAACGCTTCAGCGGCCAAGGTATTCGGCA GTGATGCTGTGGTGGACAATGGCAACCTTGGTGATTTTGTCTCCAGCAACGTTCCGAGCATCGGCAAGTTCATGACCGACTTGTCTGCGGTCGAAGCATCATCATCGTGTGTGCCGCCCCTGTCTGCCATCTCACGTGTCATGCGAGTCCTTCAAAG GTCTGAATTCAAATCAAACCACGCGGAGTGGTTTAACACGGTGAAGCCCAACCTCGGCCCTGGCATCCGAGAGCGAGTGCAGGAGGCCATTGCATCGGAGGATGAATCTGCCATGGATGATCTTCATGCCGTCAGGACTGAATTCAAATCTGCGTTAGCCACTCTCCTCAAG GACGACAAAATCCTGGCAATCCCTACAGTCCCCGGCGCGCCACCGAAGCTATGCATGGACGCAGCGCTGCTGGAGGACTTCCGGGCGAGGGCCTTCTCGCTGCTGTCCATCGCCGGCCTGTCGGGGTTCTGCCAG ATGAAGGACCCAGAGAAAAAAATGCTGACGTTGGGAGCAAAGCTGATTGAGTGGGTGTCAAATAAAGTTTACCGCGCTTCGCAGGGGTGGAGGCCTAGAGTCAGGCTTGGTGGCTGA
- the LOC123042826 gene encoding zinc finger MYM-type protein 1, translating into MRRISRSLPLPRPATPIRQSARQRRPGLAPAPAARTAEPAIMKRKIMLFFFEKVGSSSCPGSQPEPTATGVDDSNTAEQGQSSGQSDTLDQNISASVEGPQQETVVTAETDYIRDPRKRLQIWQLPPAKQDEARRFYISEGAYQPILQPEEYPFAGTGNHRRRFQKDWFTNHFWLEYSTDTHRAYCLPCFLFSKKPIGRCGSDTFTVKGFQNWKKVNNGKECAFLTHMGRDPNSAHNFVVRCFENLKNSMSHIDKVMVKQCEKRVADARLRLKTTIDAIRWLAFQACPFRGHDESPGSKNRGNFIEMLKILASYNKEVNEVVLENAPRNAKYTCGEVQKEIVSIIARKVQKSIKEEIGNRKFCIMVDEARDESKKEHMAVVIRFANEESIITERFLDVVHVKDTAATTLKDKILVVLAFNNLNVQDIRGQAYDGASNMRGEWNGLKALILWECSYAYYIHCMAHQLQLALVAASREVHEVHNFFQHANFIVNVVSASSKRNEELLANQAAQIE; encoded by the exons ATGAGACGCATCTCTcggtctctccctctccctcgtcctGCGACTCCAATCAGGCAATCAGCGCGACAGCGCCGGCCAGGCCTGGCGCCAGCTCCGGCGGCGCGGACGGCCGAACCTGCAA TCATGAAGAGGAAGATAATGCTCTTTTTTTTTGAGAAGGTTGGATCAAGCTCCTGCCCTGGCTCCCAACCTGAACCTACTGCTACCGGTGTTGATGATTCCAACACAGCCGAACAAGGACAAAGTAGTGGACAGAGTGACACTCTTGATCAGAATATTTCAGCATCTGTAGAAGGTCCACAGCAAGAGACAGTTGTAACAGCAGAAACAGATTATATTAGAGACCCCCGCAAACGTCTTCAAATTTGGCAACTCCCTCCTGCCAAGCAAGACGAAGCTCGGCGTTTTTATATATCTGAGGGCGCATATCAACCGATCCTACAACCAGAGGAATACCCATTTGCTGGAACGGGTAATCATCGCCGTCGATTCCAGAAAGATTGGTTTACAAACCATTTTTGGTTGGAGTATTCAACTGACACACATAGGGCATACTGCTTGCCTTGCTTCCTCTTTTCCAAAAAGCCAATTGGAAGGTGTGGCTCAGATACATTCACAGTCAAGGGATTTCAAAACTGGAAAAAGGTCAATAATGGGAAAGAATGTGCTTTTCTAACTCACATGGGTCGTGATCCTAACTCAGCTCATAACTTTGTTGTTAGATGTTTTGAAAATCTTAAGAATAGCATGTCTCATATAGACAAGGTAATGGTGAAGCAATGTGAGAAAAGAGTGGCAGATGCGAGACTAAGACTCAAGACTACAATTGATGCCATTAG GTGGTTAGCATTTCAAGCGTGTCCCTTTAGAGGCCATGATGAATCTCCAGGATCTAAAAACCGAGGTAATTTTATTGAGATGCTCAAGATTCTGGCGTCGTATAATAAAGAGGTCAATGAAGTGGTGTTAGAAAATGCTCCAAGAAATGCAAAGTACACTTGCGGGGAAGTCCAGAAAGAAATTGTAAGCATAATTGCTCGTAAAGTGCAGAAATCAATTAAAGAAGAAATTGGCAATCGCAAGTTTTGTATAATGGTTGATGAAGCTAGGGATGAATCCAAAAAAGAGCATATGGCGGTTGTTATTAGATTTGCTAATGAAGAATCAATTATTACAGAGCGCTTTCTTGATGTAGTGCATGTTAAAGATACTGCTGCAACAACTCTCAAAGACAAGATACTTGTTGTTCTAGCTTTCAATAACCTAAATGTGCAAGATATCAGGGGCCAAGCATATGATGGGGCTAGCAACATGAGGGGAGAGTGGAATGGATTGAAGGCTCTTATTCTTTGGGAGTGTTCGTATGCATACTAcattcattgtatggctcatcagctgcAGTTGGCTCTTGTTGCAGCATCCAGAGAGGTACATGAGGTACACAACTTCTTTCAGCATGCAAACTTTATAGTCAATGTTGTTAGTGCTTCTTCCAAACGCAACGAAGAATTGCTAGCAAACCAAGCAGCTCAAATTGAATGA